A window of Gossypium raimondii isolate GPD5lz chromosome 7, ASM2569854v1, whole genome shotgun sequence genomic DNA:
AATCAGAGCCAAGAAAAAAGTACGAtctattcttttataatttaatatttagaaaCCAAATCTACTCTAGTTTTCattcttattattataataataagaagaagaaagaaagaaaatttagcGATGGAATTATATAGTAGTGTACAAAGAGCAGCTTTGCTTTGCTTTAACTAACTTAAAGCACTAATGTCAATTTGATAAGAGGATTCAGCTGGCAATGACCCACTTGACCCTTCCTTCTCTTCAAAGAACACCAAAATCGTAAACTTCAGCAAGTCGAATAAGGTCAGTGGAAATCTAGAGAAACCCCActttaactttattattttataattaactaATCTATATCTAGTTGATCTCTTTTTTACATCCTAGAATTTAGATTTCTCAGCTTTGGCTCAAGCTATAATAGTAAGCGTATCAGGTTTACCATCTAGCTAATTGACCATAGAATTTAATGAAGATATCCCAAATGTTTGGGCCTCATTACATACAATCTATATGTTTGATATGATTAACGTGACACATTCTATtcgtatttatttgtttcttagacatgaaaaatataaaatataacaatcaAACGTGAAGAAGAAGGGTTTTCCAAGAGAAGAAAAGCTTTCCCTTTTTAAGTTAATAGTCATGATATGCATATTGCTGACTATCCCACACGCTTAGGAATGTTGTTCGGCATATTGGGAATTTAGGTTAATccttaattttccttttttgtttaattctCCTTATCCCATGTGGATatacatacaaatatataatatagcCAATTAAGATTTGCTCAAATCAAAGATCaacaaaattgttttatttagttatcaAAATCAGTTATATAATCGCAATCTACTCGTGCTTTCAaggaaatatacaaaattaaaccaCAATCCAAAATTTTGATCCGTATCTAGATGCATATTAATTTTGTATCTTtggttttttaatattaatttcattctACGTTCTTTTCATATCtacttttttttaacacaatgcTTAGAATTAACTAATAGCTTttccccaacccttaaataggaggctAATGCACTTCAGCACACTTGAATCCACGTCCTCCTACTTTAGCAACAATACTGATATCAATCaataattttgtatgtttgttaAACACTGAGcataaataatttagaaaaaaaattaacttttaatctatgaagataatttattaaaacttttaaaaataaatataggtaattaaaattttaatcggtAACATCATATAATAGGTTTATagcattaaatataaaagtataaataataaataatgttagGTTTATAGGAAAATCTTGGCAATGCTAAGTAAACCTGAATTATAATGAATgtgtgaaaaaatatattttcatgataacttaaattaagtaaaaaaaaagcaagGGAAATTCATTCTTAAAGGCTGTGCTGCTGACTGCTAAGTGCTAACATTCCTTTGATTCTGCCAATAAACACATGATTCCCTCGACAAACCTATTTGGCAAAAGATAAGTATAGATCAGTGTGCAACCCTCTAATtcaaaccaataataaaaaaactctaATGTCGGCGGCAGTCTtgaaaatcatttattttaacacACCATCAAGTTAATTAAAGTCCTCCTTCatctttgttttcaatttgCTTAAGCTTCAAAATGATCCCTATATCACAACTGGTTAATATTTTATCcaatcaaacattaaatttattaatacatGCTACATATCCATTCAATATCATcctattcatttaaaatatattttatattaatttactctaaatttaataagcatgaattgaattattaaaatattttttatgcatGTTAAGTTAGCAATAAACTAATTCGATTGGTAATATTTAGTGACTCTCATATCTTATTTTAGCAAATACAAGAAAACTTTTCACTTATTTTGAaaagatattatttttacaataattttacttatctttattatttcaagtttaaaattgcACAATAAATAAGTTTTTCGTAGATTCATTTAGGTGAGAAGTAATGAAATTCAAGAAGAAGTAGGAGAAAATTAACCAATATAAATCACATGCAAAATGCTAAAAGTTGGGTAAATTTTGATAAAGATAATTAATAGGTTATTAGCAGCAGTTTAACTTAATTAGCAATGGAtgtaaatagaaaatttgagGAATAAAAGCATTTCTATCAAGGTGAATCTTTTccatatcatacatatttattaaacGTTTGGAAAAATAAGAATATGAATAAAAGGAAtttaaggaaaatttgaaacaattaaaaagaCTTACATTATGGTGTGGGtggtaaaaaaatagaaatatgtttataaaaagtTGATATAACAATAAATAAGTTGAAATGAAAGAGTAAATGTGTTTAAAACCATAgagtttaggttaaaattaatatgtgtatccaattttttatataaaaggtGTAAAATACACTCATAACCATTACTAATacgataattttgaaaatatttattaatctaaaatatatataagttttacttcttttttttgttgaacAATGTATActtcatatatttgttttacaatttaatgaatattaataatattattataaaatttaaacttgaattgtgttgcaaacacttattaatatttgtaattttaatttaataatttaccatataaaaatattaatatttgaacGGAAACCATTATATTATACAAATTTGTTTCTCGCTGAATCAAATGGCTTTCtttgtatataaaaaaagaagaagcatgtACTGCTTTCTCAGtattgtatatttataataagaTTATCTTGGATTTAATTTCGGCTAAAAGCAGAGCCAACATTATTAATTACATAATCTAGACATTCAACAGTGTAAATGACTCAACCAAGCATTAAACAAGTGGACCAACTGATGTTCCACGTGGCTCAATGTTCCACATGTTCTATTCTCCCTTCCTTAAAATCCCAGACACCTGCTCTCAATCTTCCCCCACCGTACCAAATCATCATTCGGTAGAACAAGCCACAGAGAAGGacagacacacacacacacacgcaTATTGCTAAACCTTGTCTTGTTTCTTCATCATTTAATTGCCTTTCCATATCCACAATGCCAACAGCACAACAGCAATCGAACCGAGCCAGGGCGTTATGGCTCACCTGCCTAGCCTCCTCCTTCCGCACCGCCTTAGCCTGCACCATAGTAGGCATCATCACCTTGTACGGTCCATCTTCCGTCCAACGTCAAGTGGCATTCCCTGCATTTTCCTACGTGACAGTCATCCTAGTGGTCACGGACGCCACGTTGGGTGACACTTTGCACAGCTGCTGGCTGGCTCTTTACGCCTCCGTCCAGAGCCTTGGACCAGCCATGTTGAGCCTGTGGTTGATACGACCAACCAAGCTAACGAGTGGAACCACGGCCCTTGCGGTGGCTTTAGGGGGGTTGATAGTGGTGTTGCCGGAAGCAACTCACATGGTAGCCAAGCGAATAGCGTTGGGCCAAATTGTTATAGTCTATGTTATTGGTTTCATTAATGGTGGTCAAACGGAACCAATCATGCATCCGGTGCATGTGGCGGCTAGCACTGCGGTCGGGGTGTTGGCTTGCGTTTTAGCCTTAATGTTTCCTTACCCAAGATTGGCTTGTTGCGAGGTTAGTGAACAAAGTATTATCAGGATTTAttcttaaaacataaatttaaatctatCGGGATTTTGTTACCAAAAAAAATGATCAGGATTTATTAGTATGTCATAAAAGAATCTcaattaacatttaacattacAAGGGGAAgatttaatttaagaaaaaaagtattcaatacggtaaaatttaaaaatataaagtatttCTGTTAAATGTAAAcccttattttaatataaaatttggaaGAATGCAGAGCATTGAAGACAAATCTAGTAGGGATTTAGTACATTAATGCCGTACCCAAAGAAAATCCTAAAATCATAACGGAgtgttgaaattatgaaattacaaaaaaagtaaaatgcgACATTGATTTTTGAGAgagaaataatatttgtatagGCCAAGAAAAGCTGCAAACAACTGGCGGAGAACAGCTCGGAGAGGCTGAAGCTTTTCGTCAAGGCATTTTGCGCACAAGATAAAGCAGCGGCATCTGCTTTTATTTCTCAAGCAAAGCTATTAAACGCCGCCGCAAACAAACTTGTTCAAAGCATTAAACGCTTCCAAGTAAGATCTAGTTTTGACGCTACGATATGTTGATAATAGTTGAAAccaagttgattttttttttcgttgGTCTTGTGAATAGGGGAGCATGAAATGGGAGAAACTCCCGTTCAAGTTTCTGAGACCCTATTACATGAACTCAGGGGAGAACGTGCAAGAAATGGAGATGGCTTTAAGAGGAATGGAAATTGCTTTGGAGAGTATTCCTTCATTTCCAGGGAGTTTAATGGTGGATGATGGAGAACTCAAAGACGGCTTGCTCAGGCTAGAAGATCACATTAGCTGTACCATAAGACAGTCCAAGTGTTTGGTCCCGGGTGATTCCAGTACTGTTCCGGAATCAAATGCTGAAGATGTTGCCAAGTTCTTCCAATCTCTCCAAACAATGCCACAATCCCACCAAGATTTACCtacttttttcttcttattctgCATGAAACTCCTCCATAGTAAGTCGTTGCCGGAGCCAAGGACCAAAAAACCGGTCCTGGAAAATGGGAAGTCGAAACAAAATGGGTTTTCCTTCAAGGAGGTTTGGAGCAGCTGTGGTCTTGATAGCCGAAGGGTGAAGCC
This region includes:
- the LOC105791133 gene encoding uncharacterized protein LOC105791133; translated protein: MPTAQQQSNRARALWLTCLASSFRTALACTIVGIITLYGPSSVQRQVAFPAFSYVTVILVVTDATLGDTLHSCWLALYASVQSLGPAMLSLWLIRPTKLTSGTTALAVALGGLIVVLPEATHMVAKRIALGQIVIVYVIGFINGGQTEPIMHPVHVAASTAVGVLACVLALMFPYPRLACCEAKKSCKQLAENSSERLKLFVKAFCAQDKAAASAFISQAKLLNAAANKLVQSIKRFQGSMKWEKLPFKFLRPYYMNSGENVQEMEMALRGMEIALESIPSFPGSLMVDDGELKDGLLRLEDHISCTIRQSKCLVPGDSSTVPESNAEDVAKFFQSLQTMPQSHQDLPTFFFLFCMKLLHSKSLPEPRTKKPVLENGKSKQNGFSFKEVWSSCGLDSRRVKPALKFSLSLGCAVLFGLKYSKPNGFWSGLPVAISFAAAREATFKVANIKAQGTVLGTVYGVIGCFLFERFLPIRFLSLLPWFIFTSFLRQSKMYGQAGGISAVIGALLILGRKNFGPPSEFAIARIIETFIGLSCSIGVELLFQPKRASTLAKIELSKSLGTLHECIDNLSLQPNHVESHKKLKFHVNQLGKFIGEAEVEPNFWFLPFHSACYGKLFGSLSKMSDLLLFGTHAIRFLQQESQKLETSWKETVNKLDGDLKLFKGSVGSLIKCLGNITSIPMLDKGLQKDGISYDIEMGKPPCPNFFRVPDSEEDEDELNKVLSSFLQHSKEAVDMIHGIEGEKEIKSQTVLSLSAMGYCIKVLIAETRMIEEGIRELVQWENPSTPVNLHEISCKIRAQYS